From the Clostridiales bacterium FE2011 genome, one window contains:
- a CDS encoding flavin reductase gives MKYQYKAMPESMRGTYGEFAKNFGFDWKEFIMGIPTPMFLVTTYKSNGQPNATMQSWAGFTSANHGGGYYVILCSVNKCGHLYQSLNEKKVAVLNFISSDLYKTCMQTIQNNQFETDEITSSGLTVEKASWIEAPMVAECFMNLECQYMWEKEIVPGDDHVMICLEVVGGHIEKDYMEDMFGDKGVLYNVHYPINPEDVKEKGCDYVAALRKVNQSYEY, from the coding sequence ATGAAATACCAATACAAAGCAATGCCTGAATCTATGAGGGGAACATACGGAGAATTTGCAAAAAACTTCGGGTTTGATTGGAAAGAATTTATTATGGGAATACCGACACCGATGTTTCTTGTCACAACATATAAATCTAATGGACAGCCAAATGCTACGATGCAGTCATGGGCAGGGTTTACGAGTGCGAATCATGGAGGCGGGTATTACGTGATTCTATGCAGCGTGAATAAGTGTGGACATCTTTACCAAAGCCTGAATGAAAAGAAGGTTGCAGTGTTGAATTTCATTTCTTCTGATTTATACAAAACCTGCATGCAGACGATACAGAACAATCAGTTCGAGACGGATGAGATAACTTCATCAGGGCTTACTGTGGAGAAAGCTTCATGGATAGAAGCGCCGATGGTCGCTGAATGTTTCATGAACCTTGAGTGCCAATATATGTGGGAGAAAGAAATTGTACCGGGTGATGATCATGTTATGATTTGCCTTGAAGTCGTAGGCGGGCATATAGAGAAGGATTATATGGAAGATATGTTCGGAGATAAAGGAGTTCTTTACAATGTCCATTATCCGATAAATCCGGAAGATGTGAAAGAAAAAGGTTGCGATTATGTAGCTGCACTTAGGAAAGTAAATCAATCTTACGAATATTGA
- a CDS encoding MmcQ/YjbR family DNA-binding protein yields MKYPWIDEYLMAKRGVTKDLQAEWNWIRYHIGGKMFAAVLLDHDDRPYYINLKLDPAEGELMRKKYPDVIPGYYSNKLHWNSVKPDGDIPDDLLKTWLDRSYLLVLQDLPKAKQREILGLSVCGTDCSACPLHGNLCTGCNEACGKVFHAPEGKPCPIYGCCVNKHHYATCVSCSQVPCAVWQATRDPSMTDEQFEQSVNDRVSALRKI; encoded by the coding sequence GTGAAATATCCCTGGATTGACGAATACCTGATGGCCAAACGCGGTGTGACAAAAGACCTGCAGGCGGAATGGAACTGGATCCGGTATCATATCGGAGGCAAAATGTTCGCCGCCGTCCTGCTTGATCACGACGATCGGCCATACTATATCAACCTGAAGCTGGATCCGGCTGAAGGAGAACTGATGCGAAAAAAGTATCCGGATGTGATTCCCGGGTATTACAGCAATAAACTGCACTGGAATTCCGTCAAACCCGACGGGGATATTCCGGACGATCTGCTGAAAACCTGGCTGGATCGTTCCTATCTGCTCGTTTTACAGGATCTCCCTAAAGCAAAGCAGCGGGAAATCCTGGGGCTTTCCGTCTGTGGAACGGACTGCTCCGCCTGTCCCCTGCACGGCAATCTCTGCACCGGATGCAATGAAGCCTGCGGGAAAGTGTTTCACGCACCGGAAGGAAAGCCTTGCCCCATCTATGGCTGCTGTGTCAACAAGCATCATTACGCGACCTGTGTCTCCTGCAGCCAGGTGCCCTGTGCTGTATGGCAGGCAACCCGTGATCCTTCCATGACGGATGAACAGTTTGAGCAAAGCGTGAACGATCGTGTTTCCGCCCTCAGAAAGATCTGA
- a CDS encoding DUF3795 domain-containing protein → MIDFTLITACGECCTGCSKKADGRCPGCIESDGRVPEWAESGRCRIHACARDHGVQFCGLCTEFPCRQLPSLIHWNPDIVKHLSALRDEYLKEHHG, encoded by the coding sequence ATGATCGATTTTACCCTCATCACCGCCTGCGGCGAATGCTGCACCGGCTGTTCAAAAAAGGCCGACGGCAGATGTCCCGGCTGCATCGAATCAGACGGCCGCGTACCCGAATGGGCAGAATCCGGCCGCTGCAGAATCCATGCCTGCGCCCGGGATCACGGCGTTCAGTTCTGCGGCTTATGCACTGAGTTTCCTTGCAGACAGCTCCCGTCGCTGATACACTGGAACCCGGATATCGTAAAACACCTGTCCGCCCTGCGTGACGAATACCTGAAGGAGCATCATGGATAA
- a CDS encoding GNAT family N-acetyltransferase: MKGIRETPKEVERAVAGDEETVALLACELWPHHTLEEMKEEFKTHIADEEAAVFLYRKKDGAVGFAHCQLRHDYVEGTESSPVGYLEGIYVKETDRGEGIARKLLTACEDWAGEKGCAEFASDCEVTNTVSQHFHEAVGFEEANRLVAYVRKI; encoded by the coding sequence ATGAAAGGGATACGGGAAACACCGAAAGAAGTGGAACGCGCTGTGGCCGGAGATGAAGAAACTGTCGCGTTACTGGCCTGTGAACTGTGGCCGCACCATACCCTGGAGGAAATGAAAGAGGAATTTAAGACCCATATTGCAGATGAAGAGGCGGCGGTTTTCCTGTACCGTAAGAAGGACGGGGCTGTCGGGTTTGCCCATTGCCAGCTGCGGCATGATTATGTGGAGGGAACAGAGAGCAGCCCCGTCGGCTACCTGGAAGGAATATATGTAAAAGAGACCGACCGGGGAGAAGGAATTGCCCGAAAACTGCTGACAGCCTGCGAGGACTGGGCAGGAGAAAAGGGCTGCGCGGAGTTTGCCAGCGACTGTGAAGTGACGAACACAGTAAGCCAGCATTTTCATGAGGCAGTGGGTTTTGAGGAGGCGAACAGACTTGTTGCATATGTCCGAAAAATCTGA
- a CDS encoding YafY family transcriptional regulator codes for MKLDRLIAILSVLLNQEQSTAPELAKRFEVSRRTINRDIEALNQAGIPIVTQQGVGGGIRIMDGFRMDRTALTSREMQAILSGLRSLDSVSGTGQYRQLMEKISPGSSGLLPGDQHILIDLASWHKASLSEKIELLHGAIEQHRLVSFHYLSRNGESDRIVEPSLLVFQWSSWYLWCWCREKASPRLFKLDRMDALQIGEPFIPRQMEPPDLLSEQAFPDRYHVTVRISPAYKWRLVEEYGPGCYKLTPEGDCLFSTGFTDRNHLISWILSFQGEAELMEPPELREELRLIGKNIYDTYNT; via the coding sequence ATGAAGCTTGACCGTCTGATCGCTATTCTCTCTGTTCTCCTGAATCAGGAACAGTCCACCGCACCGGAACTGGCTAAACGTTTTGAAGTATCCCGCCGCACCATCAACCGGGACATTGAGGCGCTGAACCAGGCCGGCATCCCCATCGTCACACAGCAGGGTGTAGGCGGAGGGATCCGGATCATGGATGGTTTCCGGATGGATCGCACTGCCCTGACTTCCCGGGAAATGCAGGCCATTCTCTCCGGTCTGAGGAGCCTGGACAGCGTCAGTGGTACCGGTCAGTACCGGCAGCTGATGGAGAAGATCAGTCCCGGTTCTTCCGGGCTTCTTCCCGGAGACCAGCACATCCTGATCGACCTCGCTTCCTGGCATAAAGCGTCCCTTTCTGAGAAGATTGAATTGCTGCACGGAGCAATCGAGCAGCATCGCCTGGTCTCATTCCACTATTTGTCCCGGAACGGCGAGAGTGATCGGATTGTGGAACCGTCACTGCTGGTTTTCCAGTGGTCCAGCTGGTATTTATGGTGCTGGTGCAGGGAAAAAGCATCTCCTCGTCTGTTTAAACTGGACCGGATGGACGCTCTGCAGATCGGTGAACCATTTATACCGCGGCAGATGGAACCTCCGGATCTTCTCAGCGAACAGGCATTCCCTGACCGGTATCACGTTACTGTCCGAATCAGTCCCGCATATAAATGGCGGCTGGTGGAAGAATACGGGCCTGGCTGTTATAAGCTTACCCCGGAAGGAGACTGCCTGTTTTCTACCGGCTTTACAGACAGGAATCATCTGATCAGCTGGATTCTGTCCTTTCAGGGAGAAGCAGAACTGATGGAGCCCCCGGAATTACGGGAAGAACTTCGGCTAATCGGCAAAAACATTTATGATACGTACAATACATGA
- a CDS encoding ParB N-terminal domain-containing protein: MKGETMGYRNAREIFPEGLLKQIQRYVSGETIYIPSGNERKAWGETSGYQRYIRERNESIRRDFADGESIENLMDKYALSYDSIKRIVYNRKETAMLKYSATLSSAKAYAEAGKLDVWIHLYLNEEGRNIPFSDGLKLFDRYYISPALFPISLFKRCTGPEPEMKYQIHPEWWAHRIAELEKNIQKDDDMPPLIVHYVDGEFELNDGNHRHKAYENLGIKDAWVIIWITEKEELDDFMDKYGDYVKDCRIIQR; encoded by the coding sequence ATGAAAGGAGAAACTATGGGATACCGAAACGCAAGGGAGATTTTTCCGGAAGGTCTCCTGAAGCAGATTCAGCGTTATGTTTCCGGTGAAACCATTTATATCCCGTCCGGGAATGAAAGAAAGGCCTGGGGTGAAACCTCCGGATACCAGCGCTATATCCGCGAAAGGAACGAAAGCATCCGCAGGGATTTTGCTGACGGGGAATCCATTGAGAACCTGATGGACAAGTACGCGCTCTCCTACGATTCCATTAAACGAATTGTGTACAACAGGAAGGAGACCGCTATGCTGAAATACAGCGCTACACTGTCCTCAGCCAAAGCCTATGCTGAAGCGGGAAAACTGGACGTATGGATTCATCTGTATCTGAATGAAGAAGGGCGCAATATCCCTTTTTCCGACGGACTGAAACTGTTTGACCGGTACTATATCAGCCCGGCCCTGTTCCCGATTAGCCTGTTCAAAAGGTGCACGGGGCCTGAACCGGAAATGAAATACCAGATTCATCCGGAATGGTGGGCACACCGGATTGCCGAACTGGAAAAAAACATTCAGAAAGATGATGACATGCCTCCACTCATTGTCCATTATGTGGACGGCGAATTTGAGCTGAACGATGGAAATCACCGCCATAAGGCCTATGAAAACCTTGGAATCAAAGACGCCTGGGTGATCATCTGGATCACGGAAAAAGAAGAACTGGACGACTTCATGGACAAATACGGTGACTATGTTAAAGACTGCAGGATCATACAAAGGTAA
- a CDS encoding aminoglycoside 3'-phosphotransferase, with protein MSEKSDRMPESIAAILGDAAGQADGLGKSGADVYLFDDYVLKVRPADGRDTVDTRILRWMKGKLPVPEVAAHAVQDGRDWLLMTRMKGKMLCDPSVMTNPALLLDCMAEALHLLWNVPVQECPFERSVEGNLAHAEKTIQAGCFDPSDCEPETFGPGGFKNPEALLDWLKSHRPEKDDVLTHGDFCLPNLFTDGKHFTGFIDLGSAGICDRWMDLALGWRSLKHNSDGHYGKTYPKVNPDDLFRAAGVPKDEEKLRYYILLDELN; from the coding sequence ATGTCCGAAAAATCTGACCGGATGCCGGAATCAATCGCGGCAATCCTGGGCGACGCCGCCGGGCAGGCGGACGGGCTGGGCAAATCCGGGGCAGACGTGTATCTGTTTGATGATTATGTGCTGAAAGTCCGGCCGGCAGACGGCCGGGATACGGTGGATACCCGGATTCTCCGGTGGATGAAAGGGAAACTGCCTGTTCCGGAAGTGGCTGCGCATGCGGTGCAGGATGGACGGGACTGGCTGCTGATGACCCGGATGAAGGGGAAGATGCTGTGCGATCCTTCCGTGATGACCAATCCCGCCCTGCTGCTGGATTGTATGGCGGAAGCGCTGCATCTGCTGTGGAATGTTCCGGTACAGGAGTGTCCTTTTGAACGGTCCGTGGAAGGTAATCTGGCCCATGCTGAAAAGACGATCCAGGCGGGATGCTTTGATCCCTCTGACTGTGAACCGGAAACCTTCGGACCGGGTGGATTTAAAAATCCCGAGGCGCTGCTGGACTGGCTGAAAAGCCATCGGCCGGAAAAGGATGACGTGCTGACCCACGGCGATTTCTGCCTGCCGAACCTGTTTACGGACGGGAAACACTTTACCGGCTTTATCGACCTGGGAAGCGCTGGAATATGTGACCGGTGGATGGATCTGGCCCTGGGATGGCGCAGCCTGAAACATAACAGTGACGGCCACTATGGGAAAACCTATCCGAAGGTTAATCCGGATGACCTGTTCCGGGCTGCCGGGGTTCCGAAGGATGAGGAAAAACTGCGGTATTATATCCTGCTGGACGAACTGAACTGA